One Nocardioidaceae bacterium SCSIO 66511 genomic window carries:
- a CDS encoding AIM24 family protein, whose product MRSDLFTQAHNEIQTADRFALQNKKLLKVTLGPDVLAAKGAMVAYQGQVQFHHEGSGSVAKFVKRAMTSEDTPLMRVSGQGEVFFADTASDIFLIALEGDGISVNGTSILAFDAALQWDVHRTKGAGIATGGLFNTLVQGQGMVALTSHGTPTILDCSQQPTYVDTQAAVCWSANLTPNVTNSMNVKSMLRGGSGEAVQYAFHGPGFVVVQPSEGYPTPSA is encoded by the coding sequence ATGCGAAGCGACCTCTTCACCCAGGCCCATAACGAGATCCAGACCGCCGATCGATTCGCCCTGCAGAACAAGAAGCTCCTGAAAGTGACGCTCGGCCCCGATGTGCTTGCCGCGAAGGGGGCGATGGTCGCGTACCAGGGCCAGGTCCAGTTCCATCACGAGGGCTCGGGCAGCGTCGCGAAATTCGTGAAGCGGGCAATGACCAGCGAAGACACCCCACTGATGCGGGTGAGCGGCCAGGGCGAGGTCTTCTTCGCCGACACCGCGAGCGACATCTTCTTGATCGCCTTGGAAGGCGACGGGATCAGCGTCAACGGCACCTCGATCCTGGCCTTCGATGCCGCCTTGCAATGGGATGTGCACCGTACGAAGGGTGCTGGTATCGCGACCGGCGGGCTGTTCAACACGCTCGTCCAGGGCCAGGGCATGGTCGCGCTGACATCGCACGGCACGCCGACGATCCTGGACTGTTCGCAACAGCCGACGTACGTCGATACGCAGGCCGCGGTCTGCTGGTCGGCGAACCTGACTCCGAACGTCACCAACAGCATGAACGTGAAGTCGATGCTGCGCGGTGGCTCGGGCGAGGCCGTGCAGTACGCGTTCCACGGCCCGGGTTTCGTGGTCGTCCAACCGTCCGAGGGCTACCCCACACCGAGCGCGTGA
- a CDS encoding ATP-binding cassette domain-containing protein, translating to MNTTMIETHGLTRHFVSGKQTVEAVRGLDLAVESGELVALLGPNGAGKSTTLRMLTTLIAPTSGTAMVAGHDVTGDPKHVRRRIGFIGQGNGAGHQQHGRDELVTQGRAYGLSRRTARTRAAELIESLDLAGVADRKVSTMSGGQRRRLDIAMGLIHAPELLFLDEPSTGLDPQNRANLQEHIVSLRERFGTTVVLTTHYLDEADALAERIVVVDHGRIVADDTAERLKADLGGDRIALGFDSHDAAALAATRVATAIPAAAVARTGSGVEVRAESGPELLPRLIGDLSTAGITVRSADVTRPTLDDVFLGLTGRSLREGHSANDESTTSATVGTDREEIAA from the coding sequence ATGAACACGACGATGATCGAAACCCACGGACTCACCAGGCATTTCGTCTCGGGCAAACAGACCGTCGAGGCCGTACGTGGCCTCGACCTCGCGGTCGAGTCGGGCGAGCTGGTGGCGCTACTCGGCCCGAACGGCGCAGGCAAATCCACGACATTGCGGATGCTGACCACGCTCATCGCTCCGACGTCGGGCACGGCGATGGTCGCCGGCCACGATGTCACCGGCGACCCCAAGCACGTACGCCGGCGGATCGGTTTCATCGGCCAAGGCAACGGCGCCGGTCACCAGCAGCACGGGCGCGACGAGTTGGTCACGCAGGGGCGGGCGTACGGGCTGTCGCGGCGTACTGCTCGTACCCGGGCCGCAGAGCTGATCGAGTCGCTCGATCTCGCCGGCGTCGCAGACCGAAAGGTGTCGACGATGTCGGGCGGTCAGCGGCGCCGGCTCGACATCGCGATGGGCCTCATCCACGCACCGGAGCTGCTGTTTCTCGATGAGCCGTCGACCGGACTCGATCCGCAGAACCGCGCGAACCTCCAGGAGCACATCGTCTCCCTCCGCGAGCGGTTCGGTACGACCGTCGTACTCACGACGCATTACCTCGATGAGGCGGATGCACTCGCCGAGCGCATCGTGGTCGTCGACCACGGCCGGATCGTCGCCGATGACACCGCCGAGCGGCTGAAGGCCGATCTCGGCGGCGACCGCATCGCCCTGGGCTTCGACAGTCACGACGCGGCGGCGCTCGCCGCGACACGAGTAGCGACCGCCATACCCGCGGCGGCTGTCGCACGTACCGGCTCCGGAGTGGAGGTACGCGCAGAAAGCGGACCCGAGCTCCTTCCCCGACTCATCGGCGATCTCTCCACCGCCGGGATCACCGTTCGGTCCGCCGATGTCACCCGGCCGACCCTCGACGACGTCTTCCTCGGCCTCACCGGCCGCAGCCTGCGCGAGGGCCACTCCGCCAACGACGAATCGACCACCAGTGCCACCGTCGGCACCGACCGCGAGGAGATCGCAGCATGA
- a CDS encoding ABC transporter permease, producing MTTLIRDTGIVFTRELRPVIRDPFTVVFSMIQPLFFLALFAPLLTDVPGLGSGSALQWFVPGVVAMSCLFGASMTGSNLLFEMQTGSHERTLVTPLSRPSLLIGRALKEIVPVIVQAFVVVAIVTPFSFELHLPGVLVGLVILSVFCVGLGSLSYALALAAKGQDWIFWTVQQTFLFPVLLLAGMMLPLDGAPGWLRTLSDLNPLTYIIEAERDLFNGSFDAQSMGAGALAAAIVCVLGVAVGTSAMRKSN from the coding sequence ATGACCACCCTCATCCGTGACACCGGAATCGTCTTCACCCGAGAGCTCCGCCCGGTCATCCGCGACCCGTTCACGGTCGTGTTCTCGATGATCCAGCCGCTGTTCTTCCTGGCACTCTTCGCGCCGCTGCTCACCGACGTACCCGGACTCGGCTCCGGAAGCGCGCTGCAGTGGTTCGTACCCGGGGTGGTCGCGATGTCGTGCCTGTTCGGCGCATCGATGACTGGATCGAACCTGCTGTTCGAGATGCAGACCGGCTCCCATGAGCGCACCCTGGTCACGCCGCTGTCGCGCCCGTCGCTGCTGATCGGGCGCGCGCTGAAGGAGATCGTGCCGGTGATCGTGCAGGCGTTCGTCGTCGTGGCGATCGTGACGCCGTTCAGCTTCGAGCTGCACCTGCCCGGTGTGCTGGTGGGCCTGGTGATCCTGTCGGTGTTCTGTGTCGGGCTCGGCTCGCTGTCGTACGCGCTGGCGCTCGCGGCAAAGGGTCAGGACTGGATCTTCTGGACCGTGCAGCAGACGTTCCTGTTCCCGGTGCTGCTGCTCGCCGGCATGATGCTGCCGCTCGACGGGGCACCCGGCTGGCTGCGTACGCTCTCCGACCTCAACCCACTCACGTACATCATCGAGGCCGAGCGCGATCTGTTCAACGGGAGCTTCGACGCGCAGTCGATGGGTGCCGGCGCATTGGCCGCGGCGATCGTCTGCGTACTCGGCGTCGCCGTGGGTACATCCGCGATGCGCAAGTCCAACTAG
- a CDS encoding YafY family transcriptional regulator, which translates to MSGSSARMLRLLSLLQTHRYWQGTELADRLEVSSRTVRRDVDRLRELGYPVDATRGATGGYQLQAGASLPPLLLEDDEAVAIAVGLRTAAGGVVSGIEESSVRALAKIVQVMPKRLRRRVDALQDYTVPAPLAGPTIDAVALSTLAQACRDSERLRFAYTRYDGAAADRLVEPHRLVSLGRRWYLVAWDLVRHDWRSFRVDRLSDPQPQGVPFRPRELPAADAAEFVQSGIAARPTEYDVRVVIEAPAEEVRRVVRRWGEVEELGADSCRLLMSVDDLEWPGLVVASVGAEFTVEAPEELRTYVREVSERFGRAASRSR; encoded by the coding sequence ATGTCTGGATCAAGCGCACGAATGCTCCGTCTGCTCTCCTTGTTGCAGACCCATCGCTATTGGCAGGGCACCGAGCTCGCCGATCGACTCGAGGTCAGCTCGCGCACCGTACGCCGCGACGTCGACCGCCTGCGTGAGCTCGGCTATCCGGTCGATGCCACGCGCGGTGCGACGGGCGGATACCAACTGCAGGCCGGCGCGTCCCTCCCGCCGCTGCTGCTCGAGGACGACGAGGCAGTTGCGATCGCCGTCGGCCTTCGTACGGCCGCGGGCGGCGTGGTGTCGGGTATCGAGGAGTCATCGGTACGCGCGCTCGCCAAGATCGTGCAGGTGATGCCGAAACGCCTCCGTCGAAGGGTCGACGCGCTGCAGGACTACACCGTGCCGGCCCCGCTGGCCGGGCCGACGATCGATGCCGTCGCACTCTCCACGCTCGCGCAGGCATGCCGCGACAGCGAGCGGCTGCGGTTCGCGTACACCCGGTACGACGGGGCTGCGGCCGACCGGCTGGTCGAACCCCACCGGCTCGTGTCCCTCGGGCGGCGTTGGTACCTCGTCGCATGGGATCTCGTACGTCACGACTGGCGGAGCTTTCGCGTCGATCGGCTCAGCGACCCGCAGCCGCAGGGAGTGCCGTTCAGACCGCGCGAGCTGCCTGCGGCGGATGCTGCCGAGTTCGTGCAGTCCGGTATTGCGGCCAGGCCGACGGAGTACGACGTACGGGTGGTCATCGAGGCGCCGGCCGAGGAGGTACGCCGCGTCGTACGCCGCTGGGGCGAGGTCGAGGAGCTCGGCGCGGACTCGTGTCGGCTCCTGATGAGCGTCGACGACCTCGAATGGCCCGGGCTCGTTGTCGCGTCAGTCGGCGCCGAGTTCACCGTGGAGGCACCCGAGGAACTACGTACGTACGTTCGCGAGGTGAGCGAACGATTCGGTCGTGCCGCGAGTCGCTCCCGTTGA
- a CDS encoding Trm112 family protein encodes MAIKPDLLAILVCPQDRGPLIDVDGQFLYNERLRCAYPIRDGVPILLIDEARDVDDAEHAQILQR; translated from the coding sequence ATGGCGATCAAGCCCGATCTGCTCGCCATCCTGGTGTGCCCGCAGGATCGCGGGCCGCTGATCGACGTCGACGGACAGTTCCTCTACAACGAGCGGCTCCGGTGTGCGTACCCGATCCGCGACGGCGTGCCGATTCTGCTGATCGATGAGGCGCGCGACGTCGACGACGCCGAGCACGCACAGATCCTGCAACGCTGA
- the paaI gene encoding hydroxyphenylacetyl-CoA thioesterase PaaI: MSNPDADDLARRCAEQMWSTDKASQHLGMRILEVRAGYAMLSMEVTELMVNGHDICHGGYIATLADSAFAFACNSHDDVTVAAGFDIAFLAPGRLGDELRAVAAERTRTGRNGIYDVTVFRGAGEDAERIAEFRGRSRSLGRPLLNR; this comes from the coding sequence ATGTCGAATCCGGATGCCGACGACCTTGCCCGCCGCTGCGCCGAGCAGATGTGGTCGACCGATAAAGCGAGTCAGCATCTCGGGATGCGGATCCTCGAGGTACGCGCCGGGTACGCGATGCTGTCGATGGAGGTCACCGAGCTGATGGTCAACGGCCACGACATCTGCCACGGCGGCTACATCGCCACGCTCGCCGACAGCGCCTTCGCGTTCGCCTGCAACAGCCACGACGACGTGACGGTCGCGGCCGGATTCGACATCGCGTTCCTGGCTCCCGGGCGACTCGGCGATGAGCTGCGCGCAGTAGCGGCGGAGCGTACGCGCACGGGCCGCAACGGGATCTACGACGTCACGGTCTTCCGTGGCGCAGGCGAGGATGCAGAGCGGATCGCCGAGTTCCGCGGTCGGAGCCGCTCGCTCGGCCGCCCCCTTCTCAACCGCTGA
- a CDS encoding UBP-type zinc finger domain-containing protein, with protein sequence MPGCDHLAGAASPDPPEVLECPECVAADSTWVGLRQCLACGQIGCCDSSPGRHASAHFDVTGHATARSIEPGEFWRFCFIHRVIG encoded by the coding sequence ATGCCAGGGTGTGACCATCTGGCGGGTGCGGCGAGCCCCGATCCGCCCGAAGTCCTCGAGTGCCCGGAGTGCGTCGCGGCGGACAGCACCTGGGTCGGCTTACGCCAATGCCTGGCCTGCGGGCAGATCGGTTGCTGCGACTCGTCACCAGGGCGACATGCGTCGGCACACTTCGACGTGACAGGTCATGCCACCGCTCGATCGATCGAACCCGGTGAGTTCTGGCGATTCTGCTTCATCCACCGGGTCATCGGCTGA